TCCGAGATCCAAGCGCATCCTACTGGGAACCTGATCTTGAATACACGTACAGTCCGCGATCTTATTTCTGGCCAGATCCAAAGTCTCACGTTAACCGTGAGTGTCATCTTCGTCATTATGTCAGTCATGTTCCTCTCCTTCCGCGTTGGGATTATTGCCATGATCCCCAACCTCTTCCCGATCCTCTTTTTCTTCGGCTTATTGGGCACCACTGGTGCGGTGTTGAGTCTCAGTACCAACATGATCGCCTCGATCGTCTTGGGCTTAGCGGTCGATGATACGATTCACATCATGTCACGACTCAGTTCTGAGACCCGCACCACGACTGACCAAGAAGAAGCCCTATTGGCTTCCCTGTGCACGGTTGGCAAAGCCACATTGTATTATTCACTTTTGGTGCTGTTAGGCTTTTTCGTCTTTAGTTTTTCAACCTTCATTCCCATCCAACAGTTTGGTCTCTTGTCAGCCATGACCGTGTTTGCTGGCGTAGTCGCAGAACTCGTGCTCCTTCCTGCCCTGTTGGCGACGACACCAGTGATCACCGTGTGGAATGTTCTGCGCCTGAAACTCGGACAAGATCCGCACAAAACCATTCCACTCTTTGCTGGCTTACGCGCCTTTCAAGCCAAGATTGTCACGCTCATGGGTGAACTCAAGTCGTTCTCCAAAGGACAGCCTATTGTTCGACAGGGTGAGATGGGCAACGAAATGTACGTGCTTATCAACGGCGCCGCCAATGTCGTGATCCACTCGGATGACGGTGTCCGACAGATCGCGCAAATTGGGCGTGGCGATGTGTTTGGCGAGATGGGCTTACTGCGGCATCATCAGCGGATGGCGGATGTTGTCGCCGCAGAAGATGTCGAGGTGCTGGCGGTGAACGAACGATTTCTCTCACGCATCAAACGCCGCTATCCACGCATTGCCACGGAGATCTTCTTCAACCTCTCGAAGATTTTGAGCGATCGGTTGGAAGCGGTGCGGCAGAGGAAGTAGTCAGTAGTCAGCATTCAGTAGTCAGTAAAGCCAAAACGATGAACGCGGAATGCAGAACGATGAACGGCAAACCAAGCTCGTCTTTTATTCACCATTCATCATTCATCGTTTTCCGTTCACTTGAGCCCCGCCTTGCGCAGAGCCGCAAGGTGACGCTCAACTTCAGCAGGGTCCCGATAGGGGAATACTCGTTCTACTGTCTCCAGAGACAAAGGGAGAATCAACTGGGCCGCCGCTAGCTCAGCTTGTGCTTCTTCGTCGCGCCCCAGTTCCCCGTAGACTGTAGCCAAACCAAGATGAGCGCCTGGGTTATAGGGCATTGCAGAAAGCACTCTTTTATATGTGACGATCGCGGCCTCATATTGTCTCAGCAGACGGTGAGCATTGCCCACATGAGATAAGAACATAAGGTGAGAACGAGGACTGAGACGCAGGACCGCCTCCCCTAATGCGAGGGTTTCTGTTGGTTGCCCCATCATATTCAGAATAAGCCCGAGAACGGTATGGCCCGGAAACCAGTTGGGACTGATTGCTATTGATCGCTTCACTTCGGCCAATGCCTGCTCATAGTTTCGATCTCGATAGAGATAGACGACACCCAAAAAGAGCACGAGGAACGGCCAGTTCTTGACAATCCCGACCCCTAAGACCACGAGCCCGAGGAAAAGGGCCGACCATTGCAACGTTCGTCGTTGTTGTCGAAGCGTCAGCCGCTGGACCCGCAGTATTTGCCCGAGTCCTTTTGGAGCCTCTGCCAGGAGGGCATACACGGCAAAGCGCTCGGCGATGTTCTTCAGTTTGGGTTTGCCCAGGGGCACGACCGTGCCCAAGTCCAGCTTCTTGGCCACGTCACGATAGACCATGTCCGAGATACAAATCGTGTCGGGCTCAGCGAGGCTCTAGAGTCGCGAGGCAATGTTCACTCCATCGCCAAACACATCACCGTCTTTCTGCACGACGTCGTCGAGATGAATCCCGATGCGCACGTGAACCTGTTCAGCTTTTTCTTTCTCGGCGTTATGTGTCCGCAACTGCGCTTGAATAGACTGGGCACCCTGCACAGCGTGGACGACCGAGGGAAAATCAACGAGGAAGGCGTCACCAATAGTTTTTATGACGTGGCCATTATGGGTACTCACAGCCTGTTGGACAAGCTGGTTGTGTACCTCCAACAACCGCAGCATCCGCGCTTCATCCGCGCCCATCTGACGGCTGAAACCGACAATGTCCGTGAACATGATCGCGGCGAGCTTGCGGGTCTCGATTGGTATCACTTTGTTAGAGTCTGCATCCACGCGAGCGATTATCCTGGTTCCGCTTCCACGCTGTCAATCAGCTCATGTGTCTTGTTTTTCTCTCTCGTCCAGCATACTTGGGGAAGAAAGGACGTCACTACTCAGGCCTGTCTGCGAGGAGGTAGACAGACGCGCAAGAAAGATTGGTGTACAAGGAGCCTATGGTGAGGCGCGAAGAGATCAAAGCGTGCTATGAGCAAGGGCCGGAGGCGGTGATAACTCTGGTTGAAGACCTCGTCGCGACCTTTCAAGCGCAGGTGGAGCAGTTGCGTGTGCAAGTCAAGGAGTTGCAAGAGCGGCTGGCGTTGAATTCTCACAACAGCAGCAAACCGCCGTCGAGCAATCCGCCCGCGCAGCGCACGAAGTCCTTACGTACGGCCAGTGGCAAAAAACCGGGGGCGCAGCCGGGGCATCGCGGCACGACGCTGCAAGCGAGTGCGACCCCCGATCACATTGTCGAACACGGAGCGACCACCTGCCCGGATTGTGGGCACAGCGTCCGGGAGGTGAAGGGG
The sequence above is a segment of the Deltaproteobacteria bacterium genome. Coding sequences within it:
- a CDS encoding tetratricopeptide repeat protein codes for the protein MVYRDVAKKLDLGTVVPLGKPKLKNIAERFAVYALLAEAPKGLGQILRVQRLTLRQQRRTLQWSALFLGLVVLGVGIVKNWPFLVLFLGVVYLYRDRNYEQALAEVKRSIAISPNWFPGHTVLGLILNMMGQPTETLALGEAVLRLSPRSHLMFLSHVGNAHRLLRQYEAAIVTYKRVLSAMPYNPGAHLGLATVYGELGRDEEAQAELAAAQLILPLSLETVERVFPYRDPAEVERHLAALRKAGLK
- a CDS encoding adenylate/guanylate cyclase domain-containing protein, which gives rise to MDADSNKVIPIETRKLAAIMFTDIVGFSRQMGADEARMLRLLEVHNQLVQQAVSTHNGHVIKTIGDAFLVDFPSVVHAVQGAQSIQAQLRTHNAEKEKAEQVHVRIGIHLDDVVQKDGDVFGDGVNIASRL